In Candidatus Bathyarchaeota archaeon, the genomic window GCACTGAGGAAGATAAACCCCCAGAAGTGGCTCTAATAGAGGCAGCCGAGGAGGGAAAGAGGCTTCTCAAAGAGTTCCTAGAAGAGTTCGAGGGGCGGCTCGCCAGATAGTGGGAAGGCAGGATGACTGTTGAACCTAGGATAAGGCAGGTCAAGAGGGAGATTAGAACCCTCGGGGTTGTGGCGAAAAGGTACAAGGACGGAGGAAGCCTGATTATCGGGGTTGTCTTTAGGGGGGGCCTATACCTTGACGGGGTCCTCAAAGCTACAACCCACGATCCCGATATAACCAACACAATGGTGGAGATGATCAAGTCTTCACCCCACTATCCCCAGATAAGGGTCCTCATCCTTCACGAGGCCCTCATAGACGAGGAGGTAAGGATAGACCCCTCTCAGCTGTATAATGAGGTCAAGAGGCCTCTAATCCTCCTCTCTGATGGAGACTTCGAGGGTGAGCATAGACCCCCAATAAATGTATTAGAGGTGGAGCTTGGAGGTAAAACCGTGAAAGTAATACCCCTCGGCTTGAGAGGGAGGGAGGCGGAGAAGATACTCATGGTGACGACCAGGGATGGAGCTCTCCC contains:
- a CDS encoding DUF99 family protein; translation: MTVEPRIRQVKREIRTLGVVAKRYKDGGSLIIGVVFRGGLYLDGVLKATTHDPDITNTMVEMIKSSPHYPQIRVLILHEALIDEEVRIDPSQLYNEVKRPLILLSDGDFEGEHRPPINVLEVELGGKTVKVIPLGLRGREAEKILMVTTRDGALPEPIRVADLISSALICLDEQKI